One segment of Vulpes lagopus strain Blue_001 chromosome 8, ASM1834538v1, whole genome shotgun sequence DNA contains the following:
- the AMER2 gene encoding APC membrane recruitment protein 2 — protein METSAGRGGGGQAVSERGGGASAGGCRRKADAGAGTLAADMDSHCDCAAETPPAAEQPSGRINKAAFKLFKKRRSGGTMPSIFGVRNKGDGKGAGPGPAGLVRSRTHDGLAEVLVLESGRKEEPRGGAGDGGGGGGGGGGGGGRPRPGPPRPAGPGAGSLAGSSVAKSHSFFSLLRKNGRPESGRGEPADAGKAGGKQKRGLKGLFSSMRWRRKDKRAKAEAKGERAAAPGGLILPGSLTASLECVKEEAPAPAPARARPPEQPSGDAPPRPAGCGDIIADPEDEAGPGCAPHGPGPGQPGPPRKPGGVVAYQGGGEEMASPEELDDTCLREFWDMLAQAQAQAPQAPQAAAAAAAGAGAGAGGDARSAEGARDAPPGKHRRLDRGAPEPQPPDRPTQPRTEPPPAAAAPSGDQGCWGAPPGPAEDGLAGGQRPGAPRHSPSGDAPHDPRAGPASDETPGPARPKPVSPVATSGPLRAPGGLPLPKDSKIPISVKHLASLPSSHPAAPQQPARSEVPRTKIPVSKVLVRRVSNRGLAGTSLRAAACHDSAKKL, from the exons ATGGAGACGAGcgcgggccgcggcggcggcggccaggcTGTCagcgagcgcggcggcggcgcgtcCGCGGGGGGCTGCAGGAGGAAGGCGGACGCCGGGGCCGGGACCCTCGCGGCAGACATGGACTCGCACTGTGACTGCGCCGCCGAGACGCCGCCGGCCGCCGAGCAGCCGTCGGGGAGGATTAACAAAGCCGCCTTCAAGCTGTTCAAGAAGAGGAGATCGGGTGGCACCATGCCCAGCATTTTTGGGGTCCGAAACAAAGGGGACGGGAAGGGCGCGGGCCCGGGCCCGGCGGGGCTGGTGCGCAGCCGGACGCACGACGGCCTGGCCgaggtgctggtgctggagagCGGCAGGAAGGAGGAgccgcgcggcggggcgggggacggcggcggcggcggcggcggcggcggcggcggcggggggcggccgcgCCCGGGGCCCCCCAGGCCGGCGGGGCCCGGCGCGGGCTCCCTGGCCGGCAGCTCGGTGGCCAAGTCGCACAGCTTCTTCTCCCTGCTGCGCAAGAACGGGCGGCCCGAGAGCGGCCGGGGCGAGCCGGCAGACGCGGGCAAGGCCGGCGGCAAACAAAAGCGAGGGCTCAAGGGGCTGTTCAGCAGCATGCGCTGGCGCAGGAAGGACAAGCGCGCCAAGGCGGAGGCCAAGGGCGAGCGCGCGGCGGCCCCGGGCGGCCTCATCCTGCCCGGCTCGCTCACCGCCAGCCTGGAGTGCGTCAAGGAGGaggcgcccgcgcccgcgcccgcccgcgcccgcccgccggaGCAGCCCAGCGGGGACGCGCCGCCGCGGCCAGCAG GCTGCGGAGATATTATTGCAGACCCCGAGGACGAGGCAGGCCCCGGCTGCGCCCCGCATGGCCCCGGGCCCGGCCAGCCGGGGCCCCCTAGAAAGCCCGGCGGCGTGGTGGCCTACCAAGGAGGAGGCGAGGAGATGGCGAGCCCGGAGGAGCTGGACGACACCTGCCTCCGGGAGTTCTGGGACAtgctggcccaggcccaggcccag gccccccaggccccccaggcggcggcggcggcggcggcgggggcgggggcgggggcgggcggagaCGCCCGGAGCGCCGAAGGGGCCAGGGACGCGCCCCCGGGCAAGCACAGGAGGCTCGACCGCGGCGCCCCCGAGCCGCAGCCCCCGGACCGGCCCACGCAGCCGCGCACGGAGCCGCCCCCAGCGGCGGCCGCCCCCAGCGGCGACCAGGGCTGCTGGGGGGCCCCGCCCGGGCCCGCGGAGGACGGCTTGGCCGGCGGCCAGCGGCCGGGCGCCCCCCGGCACAGCCCCAGCGGGGACGCGCCCCACGACCCGCGCGCCGGCCCCGCCAGCGACGAgacgcccggcccggcccgcccgaAGCCCGTGTCCCCCGTCGCCACCAGCGGCCCGCTGCGCGCGCCCGGCGGTCTGCCTCTGCCGAAGGACTCCAAGATCCCCATCAGCGTCAAGCACCTCGCGAGCCTCCCGTCCAGCCACCCCGCGGCGCCCCAGCAGCCGGCCCGGAGTGAGGTGCCCAGAACAAAGATCCCAGTTTCCAAGGTGCTGGTCCGCAGGGTCAGCAACCGGGGTTTGGCCGGGACCAGCCTCCGGGCCGCGGCGTGCCACGACAGTGCCAAAAAGTTGTGA